GATAGCTCCCTCCTCTATTGACTTCAAGGCCAGCGGGACGAGACTTATTCAGCCTATACTGCGCCCCGGGCGTTCGGCTCACTTTAAAAAAGGTTTTAAATCCCTGGCAAAAGAATTGGATGTCAGCTGGAGGGAGATGAATCGAGCCCTGGACATGGCTTGGAGTGCCCAGAGAGAGTTTTGGGGGGCTCTTATAAAAAAAGGAAAAAAAATCCTGGATGAGAGAGAAGGAGAAGACCTCCTTATTCTGGTTGGCAGGCCCTATAATGCCTTTGATCCGGGATCCAGCCTCCACCTCTCGCAAAAGCTGTCCCGCATCGGGGCCCTTGCCCTGCCCATGGACTTTCTTCCCCTTGAAATAAATGACCCCGATATCTACTGGGGATATGGCCAGAAGATACTGGCCGCAGCCAGGTTCATAAGCTCCAGCAGGAGGCTGTTCCCTATATACGTGACCAATTTTGCCTGTGGTCCTGACTCTTTTATCTTTCCCTTTTTTAAAAAGGCCATCGGTGATAGGCCCTGCCTTGAATTAGAGATTGACGAACACAGCGCAGATGCCGGGATTATGACCAGAATCGAGGCCTTCTGGGACAGCCTGAAAATGAGGAAAAGAAAAAACTATTCCCTGACCAAGGACAGGAAACCTGCTCAATCAAAAATAAAAAAAGGTCTTTCTGAAAGAACACTTTTTATCCCCTATATGTCAGATCACGCTCTGGTCCTGGCGGCCAGCTTTCGGAGCTTTGGGATAAAGGCCCAGGCCCTGCCTCCTTCAGACGACGAGACCCTCCGGCTCGGCCGGGAGGTGACATCCGGCAAGGAATGTCTGCCACTCGTGCTCACTCTTGGAGATATGCTGAAGCTCCTGCAAAAGACCTGTTTAAAGGAAAACCAGATAGCCTTTTTTATGCCCACCACCACAGGCCCCTGCCGGTTTGGACTTTACAACAAGCTACAAAGACAGATCATAAATGAACTGGGGTTCAAGAATGTTGACATCTTTTCTCCCGATCAAAGCGCAGCATATGGTGATTTTGACCAGATAAGCGGAAAATTTTCACGCCTGGCGTGGCAAGGGATTATGGCTGTTGATGTGTTGCAGAAGCTCTATAGTGAATTCAAACCTTACCTGCTCTCACGCGAAAAGGGGGAGCAACTCTATAGATCTTTCCTGGGAAAAATAGGACGGGCAGTGGAAAAAAAAGGGGACATCCTCCACTTGATGAAGGATGCATGGGAAGAGTTTTCCCGGCTTCCCTACCGGGCCAATCCCAGACCAGTGGTAGGAGTAATCGGAGAGATTTATGTTCGTTCTAACCAGGCGGCGAATAGTAACCTGTTTAACACTCTGGAAAATCTGGGACTGGAGGTCTGGACGCCATTTATGGGCGAATGGCTCAACTACGTGAACTTCACATCCAGGCGCTGGGCATGGCGTGAGAGGCAGTGGAAAAGACTTTTCAAGCTGCTGGTAGAACATTTAATACAGAAAAGGGATGAAGAGCGGTTTTTCTCCCTCGTGAAGAGACTTCGCTCCATGCCTGAACCGGATACTTCAACACTGATCAATTGGGCTAAAGATTACATCCACCCGGAATTTGAAGGAGAAGCTATTTTGAGCGTGGGTAAGACCGTGGATTACATACGCAAAAAGGCAGCTGGAGTGATTAATGCCATGCCCTTTTCCTGTATGCCGGGAAGTATAGTGGATGCTGTATTAAAGAGGCTCAGGCAAGATTACGCAAAATTTCCTGCCCTCACCCTTTCTTTTGACGGTCAAAGGCAGACAAACATCCTGACCAGACTGGAAGCGTTTGTATATCAGGTAAAGCAATACAGGCGCATTCCATCTTCTCCGCCCAAACAAACTTTTCCTGGTCGTCATTCGTAAGGATCAAATAAGGGTAAGATGTTAAGTAGTTGAGCTGTTAAGTTAGTTGAGTAAGTGTTGAAAACCTTATCCCATTGGCATTTAGCATCTAGCACTTCCTCCCCTCTTCTTTAATCTTAGAAAACAGCCACCCCTCCAATAAATCCTTGGACCAAACTTGCATCGCAATGCTGTGAGCCGCAGGGTCAAGAGTTTAATAATCCAGGTCTCTTCTTTTTGACTCCCGACTCTCGACTCTTAGACTCTTGACTCAAAATGTTAGCCCGTTACTTGACAATATGATATTTGATTCATAATGTGACGTTTCGTTCATAATTTGAACACACATTCTAGGTTTCCAACTCAAAAAATTTCATGGCCCTCATTTACGAATCCCGCCAAAGGCGGGATTCGTAAATGAAATACAACCTAAGTTGAGCGATTTTTTTTCAGTCCAAACTTTGAGATTGCTTCGCTCCATTTTGCTTAATCTCGCAATGACAGGTGCGAAATCGTCATTGCGAGGGCAGCGAAGCTGCCCGTGGCAATCTCACCGAAAATCACTCAACTTTGGTACAGTTTACCGGACGCACCTCACAATTTTGGACAAAATCTATAAAAGTGATACGGGAGTTCATCAGGAATGGAAGAAAAAAAACTTACCAGACGTGAAAGGGAAAAGATGCGCCATCGCAGCGAAATACTAGAAGTGGCTCTCGATCTCTTTTCCAGCAAAGGCTATCATAATGTCTCTATGCATGAGATTGCCAAAACTGCTGAATTCGCTGTGGGCACTTTGTATAAATTCTTTAAAAACAAAGAAGATGTCTACAAAGCCCTTATTTTTGAGATTGCCGATCAATTTCATTCGGCTATTGATGAAGTGTTTCAGGGAACAAAAGACGAATATACCAAAATCATGGACTATATCCGGGTCAAAGGAAAGGTATTCATGTCCAATGCAAAAGCGATCCGACTTTATTTCGCTGAAACCAGTGGAGTTAAATTTAATCTTAAAGCTACACTAAGTACGGAACTCCAAGAACGCTACGAAACTTTTCTGAATCAGTTAAGTGAAGTTTTTGCCAAGGGAATTGAGAAAGGAATTTTCCGTGCTGCTAATCCTTATTATCTTGCCCTCTCTCTGGAAGGAATTGTAAACAATTTTCTTTTTTGCTGGCTTGAAGACCACGAAAAACATCCCTTCGAGGAAAATATCGCTGAAATTGAAAAAATCTTCTTTCAGTCTGTATTGACTGTAAAACATGAAGGGTGAGGAGATACGCGCAATGATTAGATGTTTACAGAAAATTTTGCTGACCATGTTGCTTATTTTTGTAACAGTGTTCAGCACCAACACAGGAAAGGCCGAACAGAAAGAAGATACCATTACCCTTGAAGAGGCCATCCAAGAAGCGCTCTCCAATAACACACTCATCCGGGAAGCCATAGAAAATCAACACGCAAGCTTAGAAGCACAAAAAAGCGCCAGGGCTGATCTCTTTCCAAAATTATCTGTTTCCTATGCTTACACCCATTTAAACGATGCTCCTTATTCCAAAACAGGTCCGACAAAGGTGTATGTTGGAAAAAATGACAACTTTTCCTGGGATCTAACACTTACCCAGCCTGTTTTCACCGGCTTTGCACTGGTGACCAAACAAAAAATTGCTGCCCTTGGGATTAACTTACGCAAAATTGAAAAAGAGCAGGCCATACAGGATATCGCCAAACAAGTTAAGGTGGCCTATTTTCAAATCTTACTGGCCCGCAAGTTTTTAGAGGTGGCCCAG
This region of Desulfovulcanus ferrireducens genomic DNA includes:
- a CDS encoding TetR/AcrR family transcriptional regulator; protein product: MEEKKLTRREREKMRHRSEILEVALDLFSSKGYHNVSMHEIAKTAEFAVGTLYKFFKNKEDVYKALIFEIADQFHSAIDEVFQGTKDEYTKIMDYIRVKGKVFMSNAKAIRLYFAETSGVKFNLKATLSTELQERYETFLNQLSEVFAKGIEKGIFRAANPYYLALSLEGIVNNFLFCWLEDHEKHPFEENIAEIEKIFFQSVLTVKHEG